In Aquipuribacter nitratireducens, the following proteins share a genomic window:
- a CDS encoding acyl-CoA mutase large subunit family protein: MDARARWQARYEQAEQAGKVREADFTTLSGVEVDPVYGPPGDEVDPRIGWPGEFPFTRGLYPTGYRGRAWTIRQFAGFGNAEQSNERYKMILRHGGGGLSVAFDMPTLMGRDSDDARSVGEVGHCGVAVDSAADMEVLFAGIPLDEVTTSMTISGPAVPVFCMYLVAAERQGVDTRVLDGTLQTDIFKEYIAQKEWLFAPEPHLRLIGDLLEHCAAEVPRFKPVSVSGYHIREAGSTAAQELAFTLADGFAYVELGLSRGLDVDVFAPGLSFFFDAHIDLFEEVAKFRAARRIWARWLRDRYGATTERAQWLRFHTQTAGVSLTAQQPYNNVVRTAVEALAAVLGGTNSLHTNALDETLALPSEQAAEIALRTQQVLAEETGVANVADPLGGSWYVEALTDRLEAEAERVFATIEAMGEAGRDRDADGRVHHEIGAMTSGVLRGIEDGWFLSEIADASFAYQTALEKGDKRVVGVNCHTGSVTRPLEILRVGHEVETEQVAALRTRRRDRDDARVRGALDAMVAAARDGSNLLPPMLEACRAEATLGEICDALRAEWGEYTEPARF, encoded by the coding sequence ATGGACGCGCGCGCACGGTGGCAGGCCAGGTACGAGCAGGCCGAGCAGGCCGGCAAGGTCCGCGAGGCCGACTTCACGACGCTGTCGGGCGTCGAGGTCGACCCCGTCTACGGACCGCCGGGGGACGAGGTCGACCCGCGCATCGGGTGGCCGGGGGAGTTCCCGTTCACCCGGGGGCTCTACCCCACGGGCTACCGGGGACGCGCGTGGACCATCCGGCAGTTCGCCGGCTTCGGCAACGCCGAGCAGTCGAACGAGCGCTACAAGATGATCCTGCGCCACGGCGGGGGCGGGCTCAGTGTCGCCTTCGACATGCCGACCCTCATGGGGCGTGACTCCGACGACGCCCGCAGCGTCGGCGAGGTCGGGCACTGCGGCGTGGCGGTCGACTCCGCGGCCGACATGGAGGTGCTGTTCGCCGGCATCCCGCTCGACGAGGTCACGACGTCCATGACGATCTCGGGCCCGGCCGTCCCCGTGTTCTGCATGTACCTCGTCGCGGCGGAGCGCCAGGGCGTCGACACCCGCGTGCTCGACGGGACCCTGCAGACCGACATCTTCAAGGAGTACATCGCGCAGAAGGAGTGGCTGTTCGCCCCCGAGCCGCACCTGCGCCTCATCGGGGACCTCCTCGAGCACTGCGCGGCGGAGGTGCCCCGCTTCAAGCCCGTGAGCGTCTCCGGCTACCACATCCGCGAGGCGGGCTCCACGGCGGCGCAGGAGCTGGCGTTCACGCTCGCCGACGGCTTCGCCTACGTCGAGCTCGGCCTGTCGCGGGGGCTCGACGTCGACGTGTTCGCGCCCGGTCTGTCGTTCTTCTTCGACGCCCACATCGACCTCTTCGAGGAGGTCGCGAAGTTCCGCGCCGCCCGCCGCATCTGGGCGCGGTGGCTCCGGGACCGCTACGGCGCCACGACGGAGCGGGCGCAGTGGCTGCGGTTCCACACGCAGACCGCCGGGGTGTCGCTGACGGCCCAGCAGCCGTACAACAACGTCGTCCGGACCGCGGTCGAGGCGCTCGCCGCCGTGCTCGGCGGCACCAACTCCCTCCACACCAACGCCCTCGACGAGACCCTGGCGCTGCCGAGCGAGCAGGCCGCGGAGATCGCGCTGCGCACGCAGCAGGTCCTCGCCGAGGAGACCGGCGTCGCGAACGTCGCCGACCCGCTCGGCGGCAGCTGGTACGTCGAGGCGCTCACCGACCGGCTCGAGGCGGAGGCCGAGCGGGTCTTCGCGACGATCGAGGCGATGGGCGAGGCCGGTCGCGACCGCGACGCCGACGGCCGGGTGCACCACGAGATCGGCGCCATGACCTCCGGCGTGCTGCGCGGCATCGAGGACGGCTGGTTCCTCTCCGAGATCGCCGACGCGTCCTTCGCCTACCAGACGGCGCTGGAGAAGGGCGACAAGCGGGTGGTGGGCGTCAACTGCCACACCGGGTCGGTCACCCGTCCGCTGGAGATCCTCCGGGTGGGCCACGAGGTGGAGACGGAGCAGGTCGCGGCCCTGCGCACGCGTCGCCGCGACCGCGACGACGCGCGTGTCCGGGGGGCCCTCGACGCCATGGTGGCGGCCGCCCGGGACGGCTCCAACCTCCTGCCGCCCATGCTCGAGGCGTGCCGGGCCGAGGCGACCCTCGGTGAGATATGCGACGCCCTGCGCGCGGAGTGGGGGGAGTACACCGAGCCGGCGCGCTTCTGA